In Primulina huaijiensis isolate GDHJ02 chromosome 16, ASM1229523v2, whole genome shotgun sequence, a single genomic region encodes these proteins:
- the LOC140961852 gene encoding uncharacterized protein isoform X1 — protein MLNHAGKLFICLKFVRLCYMNWSNICAFTLSLLQVKQAKKSSNKWVCVVCNQKQSVLRVFAEGLMAKNIRQFVQKFNMSRQLSDRKESALEEGEDIFEEEGFSVMEDQKKKRSDWTEYVEYDQDECSERFEKYERAKGADYGGDTFDEAMVVTEMPKPVLKKPKLKDYAAEIGHGKNLLKSVFPNRSKAKRPKNARYQDMQQMQSLCSDEEEQIELHLETLDDDNDLAKRTDVSTSKQSEYITLSENENTSNRQLNHKIAANGPVSKWSSYITKEDDTDFSD, from the exons ATGCTCAACCATGCAGGCAAGCTTTTTATCTGCTTGAAATTTGTGCGTTTATGTTATATGAATTGGTCGAATATCTGTGCATTTACCCTGTCCTTGCTGCAGGTGAAGCAGGCCAAAAAGAGCAGCAACAAATGGGTATGCGTCGTGTGCAACCAGAAGCAATCCGTTCTCCGTGTGTTTGCCGAAGGTTTAATGGCCAAAAACATCCGGCAGTTCGTCCAGAAATTCAACATGTCCCGCCAATTATCGGATCGAAAAGAATCAGCCCTCGAAGAAGGAGAGGATATCTTTGAGGAGGAGGGATTTTCCGTAATGGAAGATCAGAAGAAGAAAAGGAGTGATTGGACCGAGTATGTCGAGTATGATCAGGATGAATGCTCCGAAAGATTTGAGAAATATGAGCGCGCAAAAG GTGCAGATTATGGGGGTGATACATTTGATGAGGCGATGGTTGTGACAGAGATGCCCAAACCGGTGCTTAAAAAGCCAAAATTGAAGGATTATGCTGCTGAGATTGGCCATGGCAAAAATCTTTTGAAATCAGTGTTTCCAAATAGAAGTAAAGCCAAAAGACCGAAGAACGCTCGATATCAAG ATATGCAGCAGATGCAAAGTCTTTGTTCTGACGAGGAGGAACAAATTGAGTTACATCTAGAAACTCTAGATGATGACAATGATTTAGCCAAGAGAACTGATGTATCAACTTCCAAGCAAAGTGAGTACATAACACTAAGCGAGAACGAAAATACTTCCAACAGAcaattaaaccataaaatagCTGCAAATGGACCAGTGTCAAAGTGGAGTAGCTACATAACTAAAGAAGATGACACCGACTTTTCAGATTAG
- the LOC140961559 gene encoding uncharacterized protein At1g76660-like: MASEQNRFLLQQQPSTPRIKRWGGCLGGLSCFRKQQGGKRIVPASRIPEANVLANQPNGHQPGGLPSQTTGIALSLLAPPSSPASFSNSALPSTVQSPNCFLSANSPRGPSSTMFVTGPYAHETQLVSPPVFSTFTTEPSTAPLTPPPELAHLTTPSSPDVPYAHFLSSSSKIKSNNKTNYSTANDMPSTYSLYPGSPASALRSPVSRTSGDRLSSSFNEREFPLQWDPSIPSQETSYAKSESGRFLGLQESGVSKPRQDSNFFCPETFAQFYLDQSSFSHSGGRLSISRDTDAYANGVNGHQSRQNKTCKPTDTEELEAYRASFGFSADEIITTTNYVEISDVSEEPFSMTLFTSRKPVEEEHILTVMAKGAQIGERSVDFPSPQVNKAGLNRADGVRSGVPGSYNSIEEPVQKKKRFGDGSGRRFPGSQMLSDDEDIFANAAGSRIGWKHHFGSSNSDAEIEYQRGRSLREGRSRRENLDY, encoded by the exons ATGGCGTCAGAGCAGAATCGGTTTCTGCTGCAGCAGCAACCATCAACACCCCGG ATAAAGAGGTGGGGAGGTTGTTTGGGTGGACTATCTTGTTTTCGCAAACAACAAGGTGGAAAGCGTATTGTACCCGCTTCTCGAATTCCTGAAGCCAATGTGTTAGCAAATCAGCCAAATGGACATCAACCTGGTGGATTGCCTAGTCAGACTACTGGAATTGCTCTATCACTTTTAGCTCCACCATCTTCTCCTGCTTCTTTCTCAAATTCTGCACTACCGTCTACTGTTCAGTCCCCAAACTGTTTCTTGTCTGCCAATTCACCCAGAGGCCCTTCTTCTACCATGTTTGTTACAGGTCCATATGCACACGAGACACAACTGGTATCTCCTCCCGTATTTTCAACTTTCACAACTGAGCCATCTACAGCTCCATTAACACCCCCGCCAGAGTTGGCACATCTAACTACTCCATCTTCTCCTGACGTGCCCTATGCCCATTTCCTTTCATCCTCTTCCAAAATAAAAAGCAACAATAAGACCAATTATTCTACTGCAAATGATATGCCATCAACTTATTCACTCTATCCCGGAAGTCCTGCAAGTGCTCTCAGATCACCTGTTTCGAGGACTTCTGGTGATCGTTTGTCCTCATCTTTTAATGAAAGGGAGTTTCCCCTTCAATGGGATCCTTCAATTCCTTCGCAGGAAACTTCATATGCTAAGTCAGAGTCCGGCAGGTTTCTTGGGCTTCAAGAATCTGGTGTCTCTAAGCCACGTCAAGACTCCAATTTCTTCTGTCCGGAAACATTTGCCCAGTTCTACCTGGACCAGTCATCATTTTCTCATTCTGGTGGTAGGTTAAGCATCTCAAGAGATACAGACGCTTACGCAAATGGTGTGAATGGACATCAAAGTAGGCAGAACAAAACTTGCAAACCAACTGACACTGAAGAACTAGAAGCTTACAGGGCGTCCTTTGGGTTCAGTGCTGATGAAATCATCACTACAACTAATTATGTTGAGATTTCTGATGTATCAGAGGAACCTTTTAGCATGACACTCTTTACCTCGAGAAAGCCTGTGGAAGAGGAACATATTTTAACTGTAATGGCAAAAGGTGCACAAATAGGTGAAAGATCAGTAGACTTTCCTAGTCCTCAGGTCAATAAAGCTGGACTGAATCGCGCAGATGGAGTGCGTTCTGGGGTGCCAGGTTCATATAACAGTATCGAAG AACCAGTCCAAAAAAAGAAACGATTTGGAGATGGGTCTGGGCGGAGATTTCCTGGTAGCCAAATGCTtagtgatgatgaagatatATTTGCTAATGCTGCCGGTTCGAGAATTGGCTGGAAACACCATTTTGGTTCATCAAATTCTGATGCAGAAATCGAGTACCAGAGAGGGCGAAGCCTGAGAGAAGGTCGTAGTCGCAGGGAAAACTTAGATTACTAG
- the LOC140962068 gene encoding LOW QUALITY PROTEIN: uncharacterized protein (The sequence of the model RefSeq protein was modified relative to this genomic sequence to represent the inferred CDS: substituted 1 base at 1 genomic stop codon), producing MVRKKPTARDEESSAIGGGAGKSKKNTFVIDDDEYSIGTELSEEAAVPEEKVAPAGNRKKGKKGVSNKRRLKDDDEQVQDNKVDEEDDIKFAGKKKTKGKKNGSNSIFSHSNFGLLGEDTDEGEAETKNDEDCSEDVTVFTGKKKPSNTKRGGGGSGFLSSVFDAVSDEDEEQAMTDDDGALISLPWKKKPSKSKKSGGNVSSAAGYDVLNGDDEIEDLSFKEDDDGDMGISFAGKKKTKSLKGSKKSSGNSFTAAVLEDENEEYTSVSEIGDHLVRGADDDQEEDVLAIKFSGKKKSSKKKNNSVNSANDIGNRDAYSQVLEFNQPAADAFSKESDYLKNQKQLNEDVSETSKNKKKKKKGGKAVQEEEDLDKILAELGEAPPVSKTVPTLASAPSAPPPVEKVQNQSQLEEVSGDKEAEEEEPMESVTSKKKKKKKEKEKEKRAAAASLATEEKQEETKTDMNSKVTDEKVRKHVRKMQEKLARMKEAEEQKKREEEERLRKEEEERRQLEELERLAEERMRLKKEKEKEKLLKKKLEGKLLTGKQKEEARRLEAMRKXILANAGGLQLPGDNTGAPAKRPLYQKKKSKTLPQSNGAAPAEVESTDTRGIQQEITSEVDYVEAENIEEAEVLSAKVNVEATDVFEENGMEEEEEEEEEDDDDAEWDAKSWDDADLKLSGKKAFADEEIDSEPQLLAKKEIKSARTAAQDVELPSVATKSVGLSEKFASTMPLRSNNVEVRRKDCEAVDADKNNNKVAANSDKIKNVLVKEETPKSDDGPVQGGQNLRSPICCIMGHVDTGKTKLLDCIRGTNVQEGEAGGITQQIGATYFPAANIRERTRELKADAKLNVPGLLVIDTPGHESFTNLRSRGSGLCDIAILVVDIMHGLEHQTIESLGLLKLRNTEFIVALNKVDKLYGWKTCPNAPIVKAMKQQSRDVQIEFNTRLTQVITQLKEQGLNTELYYKNKEMGETFSIVPTSAISGEGIPDLLLLMVQWTQKTMVERLTFSDEVQCTVLEVKVIEGHGTTIDAVLVNGVLHDGDRIVVCGLQGPIVTSIRALLTPHPMKELRVKGTYLRHKEIKAAQGIKITAQGLEHAIAGSSLYVVGPDDDLNNIKEQAMGDMKSLMSRIDKSGEGVYVQASTLGSLEALLEFLKTPVVNIPVSGISIGPVHKKDVMKASVMLEKKKEYGTILAFDVKVTPEARELAVELGVKIFIADIIYHLFDQFKAYIDNLKEEKKKKASEEAVFPCVLKIIPNCVFNKKDPIILGVDVLEDIAKIGTPLCVPQREFIDIGRIASFKNNHGPGDYAKKGQKVTIKIIGSNSEEQQKMFGRHFEIENELVSKISRNSLDALKEHYAEDLSVEEKRLLFKLKKLFKIP from the exons ATGGTGAGAAAGAAGCCAACTGCTCGCGACGAGGAAAGCAGTGCCATCGGAGGTGGCGCAGGTAAGTCGAAGAAGAATACGTTTGTGATTGACGATGATGAGTACTCAATTGGGACTGAATTATCAGAGGAGGCTGCCGTTCCAGAAGAGAAAGTGGCTCCTGCAGGTAAtagaaagaaaggaaaaaagggTGTTTCGAATAAAAGGCGTCTAAAGGACGATGATGAGCAAGTGCAGGATAATAAAGTTGATGAAGAGGATGATATAAAATTTGCTGGTAAGAAGAAGACCAAAGGGAAGAAGAATGGAAGTAATAGCATATTTAGCCATTCGAATTTTGGGTTATTAGGAGAAGATACGGATGAGGGCGAAGCTGAAACGAAGAATGATGAAGATTGCAGTGAGGATGTCACAGTCTTTACAGGGAAAAAGAAACCATCAAATACTAAAAGGGGTGGTGGTGGAAGTGGGTTTTTGTCATCGGTCTTTGATGCTGTTAGTGATGAGGATGAAGAACAGGCCATGACTGATGATGATGGGGCCTTGATTTCTTTACCTTGGAAGAAGAAACCTTCGAAGAGTAAGAAGAGCGGTGGAAATGTCTCTTCTGCAGCTGGTTATGATGTGCTTAATGGGGATGATGAGATCGAAGACTTGAGTTTTAAAGAGGATGACGACGGTGACATGGGAATTAGTTTTGCTGGTAAGAAGAAGACAAAGTCATTGAAGGGTTCAAAGAAGTCTTCTGGAAATTCATTTACTGCAGCGGTGCTTGAAGATGAAAATGAAGAGTATACATCAGTTTCAGAAATAGGGGATCATCTGGTACGAGGTGCTGATGATGATCAAGAGGAAGATGTATTAGCGATTAAATTCTCAGGTAAGAAAAAGTCTTCTAAGAAGAAGAATAACAGTGTCAATAGCGCAAATGATATTGGAAACAGGGATGCATACTCTCAGGTCCTGGAATTTAATCAACCTGCTGCAGATGCTTTCAGTAAAGAATCtgattatttgaaaaatcaaaagcAGTTAAACGAAGACGTGTCAGAAACTTCAAAgaacaaaaagaagaagaaaaagggtGGGAAAGCTGTTCAAGAAGAAGAAGACCTTGACAAAATTTTAGCTGAACTTGGTGAGGCACCTCCAGTGTCAAAAACTGTTCCAACTCTTGCTTCAGCTCCTAGTGCACCTCCACCAGTGGAAAAGGTACAGAACCAGTCCCAGCTAGAAGAGGTTTCTGGGGATAAAGAAGCTGAAGAAGAAGAACCTATGGAGTCAGTAACTtcgaagaaaaagaaaaagaagaaagaaaaagaaaaggagaaaAGGGCAGCCGCAGCTTCACTTGCAACTGAAGAAAAGCAGGAAGAAACTAAAACTGATATGAACAGTAAAGTAACAGACGAGAAAGTTCGGAAGCATGTCCGGAAGATGCAAGAGAAACTTGCTAGAATGAAGGAAGCAGAAGAGCAGAAAAAACGGGAAGAAGAGGAGCGAttaagaaaagaagaagaagaaagacgcCAATTAGAAGAATTGGAACGGCTAGCGGAAGAGAGAATGCgcttaaaaaaggaaaaagaaaaggagaaacttctaaaaaaaaaattagaagggAAGCTTCTAACTGGAAAACAAAAGGAAGAAGCTCGTAGATTGGAAGCAATGAGGAAGTAAATACTTGCCAATGCTGGGGGCTTGCAGTTACCTGGTGATAATACCGGAGCACCAGCCAAGCGACCCCTCTATCAGAAGAAAAAATCAAAGACACTGCCACAATCTAATGGAGCAGCCCCTGCAGAGGTCGAGAGCACAGACACAAGGGGGATCCAGCAAGAAATTACTTCGGAGGTTGATTATGTGGAAGCGGAGAACATTGAGGAAGCTGAAGTATTGAGTGCAAAGGTTAATGTAGAGGCTACTGATGTATTTGAAGAAAATGGAATGGAAGAGGAagaggaggaagaagaagaagacgaCGATGATGCTGAGTGGGATGCTAAAAGTTGGGATGATGCTGATCTTAAGTTGTCAGGTAAAAAAGCATTTGCTGATGAAGAAATTGACTCAGAGCCTCAGCTTTTGGCAAAGAAGGAGATAAAGAGTGCAAGGACTGCGGCTCAGGATGTTGAGCTGCCATCTGTTGCAACCAAGTCAGTTGGATTGTCGGAAAAATTTGCCTCGACTATGCCACTTAGATCCAATAATGTGGAAGTTAGAAGGAAGGATTGTGAGGCTGTGGATGCagacaaaaacaacaacaaagtTGCTGCTAATTCCGACAAGATAAAAAATGTTCTTGTTAAAGAGGAAACACCTAAATCGGATGATGGTCCTGTACAGGGTGGACAAAATCTTCGTTCACCAATATGCTGTATTATGGGCCATGTTGATACTGGCAAAACAAAATTGCTGGATTGCATAAGAGGTACTAATGTCCAAGAGGGCGAGGCTGGTGGGATTACTCAGCAAATTGGTGCAACCTATTTCCCTGCTGCCAACATTCGTGAGAGAACTAGGGAACTGAAAGCTGATGCGAAGCTTAATGTCCCTGGTCTGTTAGTTATTGATACCCCGGGACACGAATCTTTTACTAATTTACGTTCTCGAGGATCAGGATTATGTGATATTGCAATTTTGGTGGTCGATATAATGCATGGCTTGGAACATCAGACCATTGAATCCCTTGGTCTTCTGAAGTTGAGAAATACTGAATTCATCGTCGCCTTGAATAAA GTGGATAAGTTATATGGTTGGAAAACATGTCCCAATGCGCCAATTGTGAAGGCAATGAAGCAACAGTCAAGAGATGTTCAAATTGAGTTTAATACGAGGCTCACTCAG GTTATCACACAGTTAAAAGAGCAAGGGCTTAACACAGAGTTATATtacaaaaacaaagaaatgggAGAAACTTTCAGCATTGTACCCACTAGTGCTATAAG TGGTGAAGGCATCCCTGATTTATTGTTACTAATGGTTCAATGGACCCAGAAGACAATGGTAGAAAGGTTGACATTTAGTGATGAAGTGCAG TGTACTGTTTTGGAGGTTAAGGTGATTGAAGGGCATGGAACAACAATTGACGCGGTGTTGGTAAATGGGGTACTTCATGACGGGGACCGAATTGTTGTTTGTGGCTTACAG GGGCCTATTGTTACTTCAATTAGAGCGTTATTGACACCCCACCCAATGAAGGAGCTCCGAGTCAAG GGAACTTATTTACGTCATAAAGAAATCAAGGCTGCCCAGGGTATAAAGATCACTGCACAG GGCCTTGAGCATGCCATTGCAGGCTCAAGTCTCTATGTTGTGGGGCCTGATGATGATTTGAATAACATCAAAGAGCAAGCTATGGGGGATATGAAGTCATTGATGAGTAGAATTGATAAAAGCGGTGAGGGAGTTTATGTTCAAGCATCTACTCTTGGGTCATTAGAAGCATTATTGGAGTTCTTGAAGACTCCTGTTGTCAACATACCTGTCAGTGGCATAAGCATAGGCCCGGTACACAAGAAAGATGTGATGAAGGCCAGTGTTATGCTGGAGAAGAAAAAAGAGTATGGGACTATACTGGCCTTTGATGTTAAAGTGACCCCAGAAGCTCGGGAACTGGCTGTTGAACTTGGTGTGAAAATATTCATTGCTGACATTATTTATcacttatttgatcaatttaaGGCCTATATAGATAATCTTAAGgaggaaaagaagaaaaaagctTCTGAAGAAGCAGTTTTTCCATGTGTTCTCAAGATTATACCCAACTGTGTGTTCAATAAGAAGGATCCCATTATCTTGGGGGTTGATGTCCTCGAAGACATTGCGAAG ATTGGAACTCCACTATGTGTTCCCCAAAGGGAGTTTATTGATATTGGTCGCATAGCTTCATTTAAGAACAATCACGGTCCTGGTGATTATGCCAAGAAAGGCCAGAAGGTGACCATTAAG ATAATCGGCAGTAATTCCGAGGAGCAGCAGAAGATGTTTGGCCGGCATTTTGAGATTGAAAATGAGCTTGTGAGCAAAATCTCAAGAAACTCCCTTGATGCGCTGAAAGAACATTATGCG GAAGACTTGTCCGTTGAGGAGAAAAGATTACTCTTCAAATTGAAAAAACTTTTCAAGATACCATGA
- the LOC140961852 gene encoding uncharacterized protein isoform X2 yields MLNHAGKLFICLKFVRLCYMNWSNICAFTLSLLQVKQAKKSSNKWVCVVCNQKQSVLRVFAEGLMAKNIRQFVQKFNMSRQLSDRKESALEEGEDIFEEEGFSVMEDQKKKRSDWTEYVEYDQDECSERFEKYERAKDYGGDTFDEAMVVTEMPKPVLKKPKLKDYAAEIGHGKNLLKSVFPNRSKAKRPKNARYQDMQQMQSLCSDEEEQIELHLETLDDDNDLAKRTDVSTSKQSEYITLSENENTSNRQLNHKIAANGPVSKWSSYITKEDDTDFSD; encoded by the exons ATGCTCAACCATGCAGGCAAGCTTTTTATCTGCTTGAAATTTGTGCGTTTATGTTATATGAATTGGTCGAATATCTGTGCATTTACCCTGTCCTTGCTGCAGGTGAAGCAGGCCAAAAAGAGCAGCAACAAATGGGTATGCGTCGTGTGCAACCAGAAGCAATCCGTTCTCCGTGTGTTTGCCGAAGGTTTAATGGCCAAAAACATCCGGCAGTTCGTCCAGAAATTCAACATGTCCCGCCAATTATCGGATCGAAAAGAATCAGCCCTCGAAGAAGGAGAGGATATCTTTGAGGAGGAGGGATTTTCCGTAATGGAAGATCAGAAGAAGAAAAGGAGTGATTGGACCGAGTATGTCGAGTATGATCAGGATGAATGCTCCGAAAGATTTGAGAAATATGAGCGCGCAAAAG ATTATGGGGGTGATACATTTGATGAGGCGATGGTTGTGACAGAGATGCCCAAACCGGTGCTTAAAAAGCCAAAATTGAAGGATTATGCTGCTGAGATTGGCCATGGCAAAAATCTTTTGAAATCAGTGTTTCCAAATAGAAGTAAAGCCAAAAGACCGAAGAACGCTCGATATCAAG ATATGCAGCAGATGCAAAGTCTTTGTTCTGACGAGGAGGAACAAATTGAGTTACATCTAGAAACTCTAGATGATGACAATGATTTAGCCAAGAGAACTGATGTATCAACTTCCAAGCAAAGTGAGTACATAACACTAAGCGAGAACGAAAATACTTCCAACAGAcaattaaaccataaaatagCTGCAAATGGACCAGTGTCAAAGTGGAGTAGCTACATAACTAAAGAAGATGACACCGACTTTTCAGATTAG
- the LOC140961852 gene encoding uncharacterized protein isoform X3 — protein sequence MLNHAGKLFICLKFVRLCYMNWSNICAFTLSLLQVKQAKKSSNKWVCVVCNQKQSVLRVFAEGLMAKNIRQFVQKFNMSRQLSDRKESALEEGEDIFEEEGFSVMEDQKKKRSDWTEYVEYDQDECSERFEKYERAKGADYGGDTFDEAMVVTEMPKPVLKKPKLKDYAAEIGHGKNLLKSVFPNRSKAKRPKNARYQAANGPVSKWSSYITKEDDTDFSD from the exons ATGCTCAACCATGCAGGCAAGCTTTTTATCTGCTTGAAATTTGTGCGTTTATGTTATATGAATTGGTCGAATATCTGTGCATTTACCCTGTCCTTGCTGCAGGTGAAGCAGGCCAAAAAGAGCAGCAACAAATGGGTATGCGTCGTGTGCAACCAGAAGCAATCCGTTCTCCGTGTGTTTGCCGAAGGTTTAATGGCCAAAAACATCCGGCAGTTCGTCCAGAAATTCAACATGTCCCGCCAATTATCGGATCGAAAAGAATCAGCCCTCGAAGAAGGAGAGGATATCTTTGAGGAGGAGGGATTTTCCGTAATGGAAGATCAGAAGAAGAAAAGGAGTGATTGGACCGAGTATGTCGAGTATGATCAGGATGAATGCTCCGAAAGATTTGAGAAATATGAGCGCGCAAAAG GTGCAGATTATGGGGGTGATACATTTGATGAGGCGATGGTTGTGACAGAGATGCCCAAACCGGTGCTTAAAAAGCCAAAATTGAAGGATTATGCTGCTGAGATTGGCCATGGCAAAAATCTTTTGAAATCAGTGTTTCCAAATAGAAGTAAAGCCAAAAGACCGAAGAACGCTCGATATCAAG CTGCAAATGGACCAGTGTCAAAGTGGAGTAGCTACATAACTAAAGAAGATGACACCGACTTTTCAGATTAG